In a single window of the Rhizoctonia solani chromosome 16, complete sequence genome:
- a CDS encoding alpha/beta hydrolase family protein, with protein MRRMTSIYERTSQSREDNQKRRHRLAAENMSSNWAGLALGPWIFDQFLRNINHPLRLGRVLKMDKSIGTAYTHLVDNQSYEIIPSFELECGRVLRDVPVAYKTFGKLNPEGDNVMIICHAFTGSADVEDWWGPLVGHGKAFDPHRFFIFCGNVLGSPYGSASPLTIDPETGEPYGPEFPITTIRDDVRIHKLVLDKLGVRSVAVVVGGSMGGMAVLEWPLCTPPGFVRNIIPIATSARHSAWCISWGEAQRQSIYSDPLYADGYYAERGQKPTNGLAAARMAALLTYRSRDSFEGRFGRRPQLSRAKDGAIDRNLTPPRTPADEALAYHNDGNRSASRIKARSTESVLNASYLRYQGDKFNNRFDANCYIHITRKLDTHDVGRDRGKDDESDNAALINALSQLPRGALVIGIESDGLFMPSEQREIATHIPEARLVLIPSIDGHDGFLLEFEVINKYIVEFLEEKLPNIYEGEVTSSAEGVGEFGVKKTSTFGEAEADVDVTRW; from the exons ATGCGTCGAATGACGAGTATATACGAGCGGACAAGCCAGTCGCGAGAGGACAACCAGAAGCGCAGACACCGATTAGCCGCCGAGAACATGTCATCAAATTGGGCTGGTTTGGCTCTGGGACCCTGGATATTC GATCAGTTTTTGCGAAACATCAACCACCCCCTACGACTCGGTCGAGTGTTAAAAATGGACAAGAGCATTG GCACCGCGTACACGCATCTGGTAGACAACCAGAGCTATGAAATCATCCCCTCTTTTGAGCTAGAGTGCGGCCGCGTCTTACGAGACGTGCCAGTAGCATATAAAACTTTTGGAAAACTCAATCCGGAAGGGGATAATGTGATGATAATATGCCACGCTTTTACCGGGAGCGCAGACGTCGAAGACTG GTGGGGCCCATTAGTTGGCCACGGCAAGGCTTTCGACCCTCATCGTTTCTTTATTTTCTGCGGAAATGTACTCGGTTCGCCATATGGCTCTGCATCTCCGCTCACCATTGATCCTGAAACCGGAGAGCCATACGGCCCAGAATTCCCCATTACTACTATTCGCGATGATGTTAG AATCCACAAACTTGTGCTCGATAAGTTAGGCGTTCGCTCTGTCGCGGTCGTCGTCGGCGGCAGCATGGGAGGAATGGCTGTACTAGAATGGCCCCTCTGCACGCCTCCCGGTTTTGTCCGCAATATAATCCCCATCGCCACGTCGGCTCGACATAGTGCTTGGTGCATCTCATGGGGCGAAGCCCAAAGGCAGAGTATCTATTCCGATCCGCTATATGCGGACGGTTATTACGCCGAACGTGGCCAGAAACCTACAAATGGACTCGCGGCAGCACGCATGGCAGCTCTCTTGACGTACCGTTCACGAGACTCGTTCGAAGGCCGTTTCGGCCGTCGACCGCAATTATCCAGAGCCAAGGATGGCGCAATCGATCGGAATTTAACGCCCCCAAGAACACCGGCCGATGAGGCCCTTGCTTATCACAATGATGGAAACAGGTCAGCATCACGAATCAAAGCGCGTTCGACCGAAAGCGTTTTGAACGCG TCTTATCTCCGATATCAGGGCGACAAGTTCAACAATCGTTTTGACGCAAACTGTTATATTCATATCACTCGCAAGCTGGACACGCACGATGTAGGACGAGACCGGGGCAAAGATGACGAGTCAGACAACGCTGCCCTGATCAATGCGCTTTCACAACTTCCCCGTGGTGCATTGGTCATCGGTATTGAGAGCGATGGCTTGTTCATGCCTAGTGAGCAACGGGAGATTGCTACACATATCCCAGAAGCTCGGCTTGTTCTTATCCCAAGCATAGATGGTCACGATGGCTTCCTCCTTGAGTTTGAGGTAATCAACAAGTACATCGTGGAGTTTTTAGAGGAAAAATTGCCGAATATTTATGAAGGAGAAGTCACGTCATCAGCAGAGGGAGTTGGCGAATTTGGCGTTAAGAAAACTAGCACATTTGGAGAAGCTGAAGCTGATGTAGATGTCACAAGATGGTAA
- a CDS encoding AAA family ATPase produces the protein MVNSNFLDRAIELVQKAIEEDVNQNYQLAYNQYMNALEYFMLALKYEKNERLKSLIRNKVTEYLERAEKLKQHIEKNDEKRARAVVGANGKETGGSGGAGKKGSNDDEDGDPDVKKLRAGLSSAILTETPNVQWDDVAGLEGAKEALKEAVILPIKFPHLFTGKRTPWKGILMYGPPGTGKSYLAKAVATEAKSTFFSVSSSDLVSKWMGESERLVKQLFTMAREAKPAIIFIDEVDSLCGTRGEGESEASRRIKTEFLVQMNGVGNDDTGVFEKRIYIPLPSPEARKRMFELNVGSTPCELTNQDYRALADKTPGYSGSDIAVVVRDALMQPVRKVLSATHFKPVTAKDKETGKEVKKLTPCSPGDPEAVEKSWTDVGTDELQEPALTLNDFVRAVQTVRPTVTEADIKKHEEWTQDAGVEGA, from the exons ATGGTCAATTCTAATTTTCTTGAT CGAGCTATCGAGCTCGTTCAGAAGGCCATCGAAGAGGATGTCAACCAGAATTACCAGCTGGCTTACAATCAATACATGAATGCCCTCGAGTATTTTATGTTGGCCCTTAAAT ATGAGAAGAATGAACGTCTAAAATCCCTTATCCGAAACAAGGTTACCGAATACCTGGAGAGGGCTGAGAAACTGAAGCAACACATCGAAAAGAATGACGAGAAGCGCGCACGAGCTGTGGTGGGGGCCAATGGAAAGGAGACCGGAGGCTCCGGGGGCGCAGGCAAGAA GGGCAGTAATGACGATGAAGATGGAGATCCAGATGTTAAGAAGTTGCGGGCAGGGCTGTCAA GCGCGATCTTGACCGAAACCCCCAACGTTCAATGGGATGACGTTGCTGGTCTAGAGGgggccaaggaggccttgAAGGAGGCGGTTATCCTTCCCATCAAGTTCCCACATCTATTCACTGGAAAGCGCACGCCATGGAAAGGTATTCTCATGTACGGGCCTCCTGGGACCGGTAAATCCTATCTCGCAAAAGCTGTTGCGACAGAGGCGAAGAGTACTTTCTTCAGTGTTAGCTCCAGTGATTTGGTTAGCAAATGGATGGGAGAATCAGAGCG GTTGGTCAAACAATTATTTACTATGGCTCGCGAAGCGAAACCTGCTATTATTTTTATTGACGAAGTTGACTCACTCTGTGGCACTCGTGGCGAAGGCGAGTCCGAAGCATCACGACGCATCAAGACAGAATTTCTAGTGCAAATGAACGGCGTTGGAAACGACGATACTGGCGT GTTTGAAAAGCGCATCTATATCCCATTACCTAGCCCTGAAGCTCGGAAGCGAATGTTCGAACTTAACGTCGGATCGACCCCCTGCGAGCTGACAAACCAAGACTACCGTGCACTTGCGGACAAGACCCCCGG ATATTCCGGATCCGATATTGCGGTCGTAGTTCGTGATGCTCTGATGCAACCTGTGCGAAAGGTCCTGTCGGCCACCCATTTCAAGCCCGTAACagccaaggacaaggagaCCGGGAAGGAGGTCAAGAAATTAACGCCATGCTCACCGGGCGATCCAGAAGCTGTCGAAAAGTCCTGGACTGATGTGGGGACTGACGAATTACAGGAGCCTGCCTTGACATTGAATGATTTTGTGCGAGCCGTGCAAACGGTCCGTCCCACGGTCACTGAAGCCGATATCAAGAAACACGAGGAGTGGACTCAGGACGCAG GCGTTGAGGGTGCATAG